From Camelus dromedarius isolate mCamDro1 chromosome 23, mCamDro1.pat, whole genome shotgun sequence, a single genomic window includes:
- the SLAMF7 gene encoding SLAM family member 7 isoform X2, whose protein sequence is MLGFPAGFVVIFLLCQLTGPAASGAVKKLVGALGGSVTFPLNFSVDSIDSIVWIFNTTTLITIAPKMADENALIIVTQQRNKERVDFPNGNYSLKLSKLKKNDSGAYRAEIHSSSIQSPLTQDYELRVYEQLSKPKVTIDLQNSTNGTCITNLTCSMEQGGEDVTYSWKSLGQTTNESHSGSVLPISWRGEKRDMTFICMARNPISSNSSTPIFAWKLCEGAAGGLASSVIFSLLLFFIPLCSLALMLIILILRRERKEFIEEKREIDPRLEILNYYPPSGETLEYDTIPDLNNTIPEENPVNSIYSTVQISTKALRKKSKDSS, encoded by the exons GGCCAGCAGCCTCTGGAGCCGTGAAGAAGCTGGTTGGTGCCCTTGGAGGGTCTGTGACTTTCCCTCTGAATTTCTCAGTAGATTCGATTGACAGCATTGTCTGGATCTTCAACACAACCACTCTCATCACCATTGCACCAAAAATGGCAGACGAAAATGCCCTTATCATAGTCACCCAACAACGTAACAAGGAAAGGGTGGATTTCCCAAATGGAAACTACTCCCTGAAGCTCAGCAAACTGAAGAAGAATGACTCAGGTGCCTACCGTGCAGAGATACACAGCTCATCCATCCAGAGTCCCCTCACCCAGGACTATGAGTTACGTGTCTATG AGCAACTGTCAAAGCCAAAAGTCACCATAGATCTGCAGAACAGTACAAATGGCACCTGTATAACCAATCTGACATGCTCCATGGAACAGGGAGGAGAAGATGTAACTTACAGCTGGAAGTCCCTGGGGCAGACAACCAATGAGTCCCACAGTGGCTCCGTCCTTCCCATATCCTGGAGGGGGGAGAAAAGGGATATGACCTTCATCTGCATGGCCAGGAACCCAATCAGCAGCAACTCTTCAACCCCTATCTTTGCGTGGAAGCTCTGTGAAG GTGCTGCTGGTGGCCTGGCTTCCTCTGTGATCTTCAGCCTCCTGTTGTTTTTCATCCCGCTCTGTTCCCTTGCACTGATGCTGATTATTTTGATCTTacgaagagaaagaaaag AGTTCattgaagagaaaagggaaatagaCCCTCGTCTGGAAATTCTTAACTACTACCCACCTTCTGGAGAGACCTTGGAGTATGACACAATCCCTGATCTTAAT aatacTATTCCAGAGGAAAATCCAGTAAATTCAATTTATTCCACTGTGCAAATATCCACAAAG GCATTAAGGAAGAAGTCCAAAGATTCTTCCTGA
- the SLAMF7 gene encoding SLAM family member 7 isoform X1 codes for MLGFPAGFVVIFLLCQLTGPAASGAVKKLVGALGGSVTFPLNFSVDSIDSIVWIFNTTTLITIAPKMADENALIIVTQQRNKERVDFPNGNYSLKLSKLKKNDSGAYRAEIHSSSIQSPLTQDYELRVYEQLSKPKVTIDLQNSTNGTCITNLTCSMEQGGEDVTYSWKSLGQTTNESHSGSVLPISWRGEKRDMTFICMARNPISSNSSTPIFAWKLCEGAAGGLASSVIFSLLLFFIPLCSLALMLIILILRRERKEFIEEKREIDPRLEILNYYPPSGETLEYDTIPDLNNTIPEENPVNSIYSTVQISTKMEKPYSLPKSPDTPKLFTYENAI; via the exons GGCCAGCAGCCTCTGGAGCCGTGAAGAAGCTGGTTGGTGCCCTTGGAGGGTCTGTGACTTTCCCTCTGAATTTCTCAGTAGATTCGATTGACAGCATTGTCTGGATCTTCAACACAACCACTCTCATCACCATTGCACCAAAAATGGCAGACGAAAATGCCCTTATCATAGTCACCCAACAACGTAACAAGGAAAGGGTGGATTTCCCAAATGGAAACTACTCCCTGAAGCTCAGCAAACTGAAGAAGAATGACTCAGGTGCCTACCGTGCAGAGATACACAGCTCATCCATCCAGAGTCCCCTCACCCAGGACTATGAGTTACGTGTCTATG AGCAACTGTCAAAGCCAAAAGTCACCATAGATCTGCAGAACAGTACAAATGGCACCTGTATAACCAATCTGACATGCTCCATGGAACAGGGAGGAGAAGATGTAACTTACAGCTGGAAGTCCCTGGGGCAGACAACCAATGAGTCCCACAGTGGCTCCGTCCTTCCCATATCCTGGAGGGGGGAGAAAAGGGATATGACCTTCATCTGCATGGCCAGGAACCCAATCAGCAGCAACTCTTCAACCCCTATCTTTGCGTGGAAGCTCTGTGAAG GTGCTGCTGGTGGCCTGGCTTCCTCTGTGATCTTCAGCCTCCTGTTGTTTTTCATCCCGCTCTGTTCCCTTGCACTGATGCTGATTATTTTGATCTTacgaagagaaagaaaag AGTTCattgaagagaaaagggaaatagaCCCTCGTCTGGAAATTCTTAACTACTACCCACCTTCTGGAGAGACCTTGGAGTATGACACAATCCCTGATCTTAAT aatacTATTCCAGAGGAAAATCCAGTAAATTCAATTTATTCCACTGTGCAAATATCCACAAAG ATGGAGAAACCTTACTCACTACCAAAGTCACCAGATACACCGAAGCTATTTACTTATGAGAATGCCATCTAA